In Pararhizobium sp. A13, the genomic stretch GCTGCTCATAACGGCCGAAATCGAACTGGTGCCCTGGGGTACGCTGCCGCGCAGCGATTACAAATCCAAGCTGGTTGACTGGACTCGTGCAGCGACATGAGGAGGAGACAATGAGGAAACTGCAGACACAGGGCGTGCATCACATAACGATTGTCGGCGCAGACCGTCAGACGTCGATCGATTTCTGGGAAGGCATTCTGGGCATGCCGTTCGTCTTTGAGCAGCCCAATCTCGATAAAGCCTCGGAAAGCCATCTCTATTTCGATCCCGGCGACAGCCGACTGATCACGATCTTCACGGACGAAAGCCGCAAGCCCGATCCGAAACGAACCCCGACCGACATCGGCTGCGTCCATCATCTCGCCTTCGCCGTCTCTCAGGCCACCTTTAGGCAAGCGGTACAGCGGCTCGACGAGCGAGGCATACAGCATTCGGGTCCCAAGGATCGCGGCTTCATGGATTCGATCTATTTCGAGGACCCGCTCGGCCTGCTGATCGAGCTCGCTTCCTACCGTTTCGAGCCGCCGTTCGGCTACAGTCACGGTGACGTCATGCTTGAGGCCCACAAAATCCGGGTAGCGCGCGGCGACTACAACATCGCCGAAATCCACCTTGCCGATGCGATCGAGAACCTGACCGCGCGCAACCGCGGCAGCCTCTCCTCGGACCGCAACCCGAAGAACCCCTACCCAAGCGCGTGACAAGAAGAAGCTAAATCTAGCTCAAAGCAGCCAATGGAGGAAATGATGAAACTTTATATGCACCCCGTATCGCAAACCAGCCGGCCGATCCGTTTGCTCATCGCCGAGAAGGGTCTTGATGTCGAAGAGGAGGTGGTCGATCTCATGACGGGCGCCCACCATCAGGAACCCTTCATATCGGTCAATCCGAGCCGGCAGGTGCCGGTTTTCGAGGACGCCGACCTCAGGATGACCGAGTGCTCCGCCATCCTGAAATACCTCGCCGATAAATACGACATGCCGGAATACCCGAAAGATCTGAAAGCACGAGCACGCGTCAACGAGATTATGGACTGGTTCAATACCGGCTTCTATCGCGACTGGGCCTACAATATGGTCTATCCGCAGATCTTTCCGCATCACAAGCGGCCGACCGAGGATGGTCAGAAGGTCGCTGTCGAATGGGGACGCGACAAAGCGGGGTTCTGGCTGCAGGTGCTCAACGACCATTATCTCGGCAAAGGCAACAAGTACCTAGCCGGCGACAATATCACGATCGCCGACTATCTAGGCGCAGGCTTCGTCGCATGCGGCGAACTCGTCCGCTACGACCTGTCGCGCTTCCCCAAAGTCCAGGCGTGGCTCAGCCGGATGAAGGCACGCCCGCATTGGGATGAAGTCAGCAGCGTCATAACCGGATTTGGCAGCTCGATGAAAGATCAGGCGTTTGTGACCTGACCTGTGCTTCGGTATTCGAACGTTCGGCGTTAGCGAATGATTGACCCGAGAGATAGGGGAGCATGAGGAATTGTGGGGCGCCGACGAAATTACGGGGTTTGGTCCAAAGTCCGTCCTCTGATTTTTCACAGGGCGGTCGGATTTGAAAACGGCAAAAACGAGGCCCCACAATTCCTCATGCTCCCCATGACGACAACCCAGAAATCCTGGGCAAGATCGGGTTGGCGACGCGACAACCCGAGACTGACTAGCAAAGACCTGAATCGAAGCCTATCGTCGCTCGGATCGACGGGGCGAACATCGGCCCGACTATCGTAGGCCAACCTTGGCACGGACGATGACGGGGTCGCCGTCGTCAGCTTCGAGGACGGCCTTGCCAGCACGGACGACTTCGAGTTCGGCAGCACATCGCTGGACGAAAGCTTCTTCGGTTTCATTCGAGCCCGGCCGGTAATGCGGGGTCAATGTGTGCAGTATACGATCAAAAGGGAGGTCGAACGAGAGATGATTATTGGGGAGGCCAGTGAGGCTCGCGCTCAGCGCGGTCACCCCATGATAGGCCTTCAGCCGCGATATGATCTTCTTTTTTTGCGGCATGCCGAGCGCATTGGCGCGGTACCAGACAAGCTTGATCGCCGTATAGGCCTCGGAGCCGGAGTTGGTGAAAAGAACCATGGACATCGGCACCGGCGCTATGCCGATCAGCTTTTCGGCTAGTTTCGCCGCCGCGGCATTCGTCCGTCCCGTGAAGGTATGATAATAGGCTTTGAGATACCATTGAGATCAACGAAGGCCCGCCAGATCAGCGGGCCTTTTCGATTTCTTCCAGCGGAAGAATGCCGAACGTTCGATGGACGGCCGGTTTATATTGCTTCTGGACAGCATCAACGCCCGCAGTGATCGTGGTTCGCCATGACGGGCCTCTATCCCATGCCTCACGAAGAGCGTCCGCCAGATCGGCTCCGTAGCCGATTTCTTGCAGGGCTTCGAAAAGCATTCCGGCTTGCCGCAAATCCTTGTCTTTCTTTGCTTGCCCACCGGCATCATCGAGCCGCCGACCGGCGACGATCAGCTTATGAACCGCGAATCTCGACGGATCGGGAACGACGACCGAGACACCGGCACTATGCAGCAGGATCGTACGAACCGGATCACGGATCAGGAAATCCATGTATCGGAGCGGTTCGGCAGCAGCACCGCCGAGAGCGGGCATTTGCGCGGGTTGGTCCGCGTATTCTTCCGACCCCCGGTTCGTCGTCAGGAACTCCACCCTGTAGCCGCTAGAATTGCGGAAGGCATTAGAGCGGGGGGAACCGGAGACGTGGGGCAGCGGCCGAAACGACGGATCGATGCCCTGCAGTAGATCGACAATAGGCGGAATCGAATCCTCGACTTCCGAGGATATCGCGTAATCTTGAGCCAGGTCCGCGTCACCCGTCAGGACCGCAGCCATAGGCAGGCGAACGCCGAGATAGGCCCCGTAGCACTGGAAAGCGACCGTGCCGACGAGGACACCGCGCAACCGGAACAGACCGGCCGCAGCAAGCGCCTCGACGACCTGGCCTGTGAAACGATCCGGAGCGATCAAACCCGCTTCCCGCGTCAGGGCCGCGACCATCTTTCGCCGGTTTTGGTAATCGTCCTTTTCGGCCTTGAAGGTTTCGACCCGAGCCGAGATTTCGGTATCGTCGGCAGGTCCGACATAGCGGCGCTTTTGACCGCCCTCGCCGTCTGGTTGATCGAAATACCAATATGAGCGATTATCGACTTTGACCGAGACAAAGCGGCCAGTCGGAGGAAAGTCAGCCGACCATTGCGCATCGAAAGTCCGTTGCTGCAATTCCGCTACCATCGTGCGGAACATGAGATCGATTTGCTTCATGTGGGGCATCCTATAACATTTCCGCAAATCTAGTATAGTCAATGGATTTCCGCAAGGTACCAGGCGATAGCCGCCAGATATTCTACATAGTCTAGGCGTCGAGGACTCTACACTTAGAGGAGTCGATCCTATGGCTTCCAGTCGTATCGATCCGGATGCGCAGCAACCTTGGCCTCTGTGATGCTGCCTGGATCGCGATCCTCAGGGCGGCAAGCTTGGCGACGAAGTTGGTGCCATGCCGAACGTCGCCCACCCTACCCTCGACGTCGAGGAACCGGACGAAACTTTGACCCCGAAGCTACTGGCTGTCGCCGTTGCAAAGGTCGAGGCCAAGGTGGCTGTCGTTTGGCACTTAATCGTAAGACTCTCTCTGTAATAGTTTCAATGAGATAGCCCGGCACTTAAAGTGAGATTGGGCAGTTAATGCCGGCGAATACATGACTGCTGGTCACGGGCTCCACCCCTTAGATCATCGCTTGAACCCTCCTTAGATTATCGCTTGGGCCTTCGGCCGGTCGATTTTGGTGATCGAGGCGTCCCGGCAGCTCGACTTGAGTTCCCGTTATGCACGTCAAGGGTCGCAGGCCCAAAGGTTTTCCATATGCGTCAGAGCAAAAAATATTCCCAACGACGCGTCCAAACGGAATGACCTGTCTTTCTCTCACCTATTGGCACGCATAGAAACCTATCTTGCTGCACTCGCATGTAAGAGCGCGCTGTTTCGAGAAGGCTCCGCAAGCAGTTCAATGAAAGCTTCCATTTCAGATCACATCCTCGCGTCTGCCGGCGCACTCTTCTACCGCGAAGGCATTCGCGCTGTTGGCATCGACCGCATCATCGAAGAAACCAAGGTTGCCAAGGCGACGCTCTATCGGCATTTCCCGTCCAAGGATCATCTTGTCACGGCCTATCTTCAGGACCGTCACGAGCGGGTCATCCGCTCTCTGGAAGAGGTTCTGAACGAAGTCCCCCGCCCGCGGGATCAGCTCAATCTCATCTTCGAGCGGCTGCATGACAAGGCGGACAGCCCCGAGTTTCGCGGATGCGCGTTCGCCCTGGCAGTGGCCGAGCACGGCGATTCAGAACGCGTTGTTACCGTCGCGCGCGCCCACAAGGCGGCCGTCAGCCAGATGTTTCGCGCGCTGATGGAAAGGGCGGATGTCGAGACGGCTCAGCCGGCCGTCCATCTTTCCCTTCTTTACGAGGGCGCGCTGGCGACAGTTGCAGTCGGGCGCGATCCTCAGGCTGTGCTGACCGCCAGGGACTGCGCTCTTTTCGTATTCGACGCAGCGCGTCCTTCAACGAGGTCCTGAACAGATATGGCAAAAGTAATTGATTACTTCTTCGGTATCGGCTCCCCATGGGCTTTCATCGGTCTAGATGCTTTTTCGGAACTCGCGTCCAGGCATGACGCCGTGATCCGGCCGCACGTCATCTCTCTGATCGAGGACAACGGTGGCATTTATTCGCGCAACAGGCCGGAAGCCCGGCGCGCCTACTGGACCAAGGACCTGAAGCGCTGGGCAGTCCTGCGCGGCAAGACGCTGAACTTCGAAAATCGCGCTGCCCTGTCCGATCCCACGGCTGCCGGCTTCATGGTCATCGCGGCCATCGAGGACGGCTTGGACTGGCTCGGGCTCACGCGCGCTCTGCAGACGGCATTCTGGACGGACGCGGCGGATATCGGCCGGAGCGAGGTGCGCCAGGCAGTTGCCAGTTCGGTAGGGATCGATGGGGCAAGGCTGGAAGAGCGCGCCCAGGCCGAGGCTACCCAATCGATCTGGAGATCCAACATCGAAAGCGCCAGGAATGCCGGCGTCTTCGGCCTTCCGACGTTTCGTTACGAAGACGAGCTCTACTGGGGGCAGGATAGCCTTCCATTCCTTGAGCGCCACCTGAACGGCGAGAAGATCGCCGTCTGACAGCTAGCCTAGTGAGACTCGGTGCGGGTCAATCTGCATCCGTGCCTGATCTTACCGAAAGAGGGACGTGAAAGATGGGCATCCTATCCGCTGAGCTATCGCGCCAATTGCTGGCGAGGTTCGGTGATCGCTTCTCGATCTCGCAGACCCTGCGCGAGCAGCACGGCCGCGGCGAATCCCATCACACGCCGGCAATCCCGGATGCCGTGGTATTCGCGCAAAGCACTGACGACGTCGCCGAAGCCGTCCAGCTCTGCGCCGCGGCAGGCGTGCCCGTCATCGCATTCGGCGCGGGAACCTCACTCGAGGGGCATCTGACCGCAGTGCGCGGCGGCGTGTCGATCGATCTTTCGCAGATGTCGCAGATCATTCGTGTCAGCGCCGAGGATCTCGACTGCACCGTCCAGGCCGGCGTCACACGCGAACAGCTGAACGCGCATCTGCGCGACCAGGGCCTGTTCTTTCCGATCGACCCGGGCGCCAACGCTTCGATTGGCGGCATGGCGGCGACGCGAGCATCGGGCACCAACGCCGTGCGCTACGGCACCATGCGTGAGAACGTGCTGTCGCTGACCATCGTGCTACCGACAGGTCAGGTCATTCACACCGGCGGACGGGCACGCAAATCGTCTGCTGGCTATGACCTCACCCGCCTCTTCGTCGGCTCGGAAGGTACGCTCGGCATCATCACTGAAGTGACGTTGCGGCTCCAAGGCATTCCGGAAACCATTTCGGCTGCCCTCTGCTCGTTCGAGAGTGTGGAGCAGGCGGTGAGCGCCGCGATCGCCATCGTGCAGCTTGCCATCCCAGTCGCGCGGATGGAACTGATGGACCGCGGCCTGATTGCTGCTGCCAACGCCTATTCCGACCTCTCACTCAAGATCGAAGATACACTCGCCTTCGAATTCCACGGGTCTCCTGCCTCGGTTCAGGAGCAGGTCGAGCTGGTTGCGGAGATCGTGAAGTATCACGGTGGCAAGGATTTCGAATGGGCCAATGCGCCGGAAGAGCGAAATCGCCTCTGGAAGGCCCGTCATAACGCCTTCTACGCAGTCGTCTCGCAGAGACAGAATGCCAAGGGCTGGTCATCCGATGTCTGCGTTCCGGTGTCGGAACTCAGCGGCTGCATTCTGAAGACGCGAGCACTGCTGCAGGACTGCAGTGTTCCGGCTGCCATTCTCGGCCATGTCGGCGACGGCAACTATCATGTGGTCTTCGCCGTGGATCCCGAGAACAAGGCAGAGCTTGCCGAAGTCGCCGCCATCAACAAGAAGATGGTGGAACACGCAATCTCCGTCGGCGGAACGTCGACCGGCGAGCACGGCGTCGGCACCGGCAAGATCGGCTATCTGCGTCAGGAACACGGAGACGCCGTCGAGCTGATGGCCGTTCTGAAACACGCCATCGATCCCAAAGGCATCATGAACCCCGGCAAGATCCTGCCGGTGTGAGTGTTGCCGATCTTTCCACCCTTGTCGCGGGAGACGGTGCGATGGACGGCTTCAAACCCCACAGCTCTCATTGGGGTGCATTCTATGGACGGCATCAGGGCGAAGCTCTCGAAATCCGTGCGCATCCCGCCGACCCGCACCCATCGCCCCTGCTCGGCAATCTGCCCGCAATCGCCCATAGCCCCGCCCGCATCCCCGGCCGTCAGGCGCGACTGGCTTGAAGGCAGGCCCGATAATGCCGAGATGCGCGGGAGCGACGGTTATGTCGAGGTCAGCTGGCCGGAAGCGCTCGATCTTGTCGCCAATGAGCTTCGCCGCGTTCACGGCGAAGCCGGACCACAGGCCATCTTCGGCGGCTCGTACGGCTGGTCCAGCGCAGGGCGGTTTCACCATGCCCAAAGCCAGATCCACCGCTTCCTCAACGTGTTCGGCGGATATGTCAGATCGGTCAATACGTACAGTTCGGGCGCGGCGATGGTCATCATTCCGCATGTGCTCGGTCCTTACGATAGCTTCGACCGAAAGAGCGTCACCTGGGACGCGATCGAACGCAGCAGCGAGCTGATCGTTGCCTTCGGCGGCATGGCGGTCAAGAACACCGATGTCCATGGCGGCGGCATCAGCCGGCACGTCGTGCGCCCGGCGCTGAGTGGTGCTCGTGCGCGCGACGCGCGTTTCGTCCTCATAAGCCCGCTTAAGGATGATCTTGCCGCCGATCTGGAGGCTGAATGGCTGCCGGTCATCCCCGGAACCGATGTCGCGCTCATGCTCGCGATCGCCTTCGTCCTCGTCAGCGAGGGACTGCATGACCGGGAATTTCTTGACCGGTATACGGCAGGCTATCCACGCTTCGAGGCTTATCTGCTGGGACGCGAAGATGGCGTCGAGAAGAGCCCCCAATGGGCAGCCGGCATCTGCGGTATAGCTGCCGATACGATCGTGGATCTGGCACGGCGCATGGCGAACGTCCGAACGCTGATCACCGTCAGCCATTCCCTGCAGCGCGCCGACTACGGCGAACAGCCGGTCTGGATGGGGATCGTGCTGGCGGCCATGCTCGGCCAGATCGGGCTCGATGGCGGCGGCTTCTCCTATTCGATCGGCGCGCTGGGCAACATCGGCAAAAGCCAGCTCGCTGTTCCCCTGCCGACGCTCAAGCAATTCCACAATCCGGTGCCGGATTTCATTCCCGTCGCACGGATCGCCGATATGCTGCTGAACCCGGGCGAACTGTTCCACTACAATGGCCAGGCTCTGCGCTATCCTGACATCCGGCTGGTCTATTGGGCCGGCGGCAACCCGTTCCATCACCATCAGGATCTCAACAGGCTTCGCCATGCGTTCAAGAAGCCGGAGACGATCATCGTGCATGAGACAGCCTGGACGTCCTCGGCACGCCACGCCGATATCGTCCTGCCCGCGACCACGACGCTCGAGCGCGACGATATCGGTGCGGCCGACCGCGATCCGATGATGATCGCGATGAAGAAGCTGATCGAGCCGGTCGGCGAAGCACGCGACGACTACGATATCTTTGCGGAAATCGCAGAGCGCCTCGGCAAGCGCCGCGAATTCACCGAGAACCGGTCGAGCCGTGAGTGGCTCGCTTTCCTCTTCGAGACCACGCGTACAGCGCTCACCGCCGCAGGTCATTCGGCGCCGGATTTCGAGACCTTCTGGGAGAAGGGCGAACTGCAGCTGCCGGTAAAGCCTGACGATGGCGGCCCTGCGCGTGCATTCCGGGCCGATCCGGACGCCAATCCGCTGCCGACGCCATCGGGCAAGGTTGAAATCTTCTCTGAAGCGATAGAAAGCTTTGGTTATGACGATTGCCGGGGCCATCCGCGCTGGTTTGAACGGGACCCGAAGATAAAGGCGGCGGAAAGCCGCTATCCTCTCTATCTCGTCTGCAACCAGCCCCACTCGCGCCTTCACAGCCAGCTGGACTATGGTGACTTCAGCCGTTCCACCAAGATCGGCGGCCGCGAACCGGTGCGCATCAACCCGGCGGATGCGGCAGAGCGTGGCATTTCGGACCGGGATATCGTCAGGCTGTTCAACGCCCGCGGCAGTTGCCTGGCGGCCGCGGTGATCAGTGCAGATGTAAAACCTGGCGTGATGCAGCTTGCCACCGGCGCGTGGTTCGAGCCCGATGATGCGCAGGCCGAGATGGCCATGTGCGTTCATGGTAACCCGAATACCCTCACCCGCGATGCCGGCACGTCTCAGCTTGCCCAGGCCTCGACCGGGCAGCTGACAAAGGTCGATGTCGAGCGCTTTGCCGGGGAGTTGCCGCCCGTGCGCATTCTCGACGGAATGACGTTCATCGACGAATAGACCGGCAGTGGCACCACCCTTACCGGGCGAACGGCCACCGGAAATCCTGATCCCCGTGCTTCAGACGGCCCTGATAAAATAATCTACAAATTTGATCGAAAAAGAACAACCAGTCTTTCTCGAAATCGATCCGCTCACATAGGCTCCTGTTCGTAATCAACCCGGCAACCAGACAGGACCCCTTTATGAACG encodes the following:
- a CDS encoding VOC family protein; its protein translation is MRKLQTQGVHHITIVGADRQTSIDFWEGILGMPFVFEQPNLDKASESHLYFDPGDSRLITIFTDESRKPDPKRTPTDIGCVHHLAFAVSQATFRQAVQRLDERGIQHSGPKDRGFMDSIYFEDPLGLLIELASYRFEPPFGYSHGDVMLEAHKIRVARGDYNIAEIHLADAIENLTARNRGSLSSDRNPKNPYPSA
- a CDS encoding glutathione S-transferase family protein yields the protein MKLYMHPVSQTSRPIRLLIAEKGLDVEEEVVDLMTGAHHQEPFISVNPSRQVPVFEDADLRMTECSAILKYLADKYDMPEYPKDLKARARVNEIMDWFNTGFYRDWAYNMVYPQIFPHHKRPTEDGQKVAVEWGRDKAGFWLQVLNDHYLGKGNKYLAGDNITIADYLGAGFVACGELVRYDLSRFPKVQAWLSRMKARPHWDEVSSVITGFGSSMKDQAFVT
- a CDS encoding GSU2403 family nucleotidyltransferase fold protein, coding for MKQIDLMFRTMVAELQQRTFDAQWSADFPPTGRFVSVKVDNRSYWYFDQPDGEGGQKRRYVGPADDTEISARVETFKAEKDDYQNRRKMVAALTREAGLIAPDRFTGQVVEALAAAGLFRLRGVLVGTVAFQCYGAYLGVRLPMAAVLTGDADLAQDYAISSEVEDSIPPIVDLLQGIDPSFRPLPHVSGSPRSNAFRNSSGYRVEFLTTNRGSEEYADQPAQMPALGGAAAEPLRYMDFLIRDPVRTILLHSAGVSVVVPDPSRFAVHKLIVAGRRLDDAGGQAKKDKDLRQAGMLFEALQEIGYGADLADALREAWDRGPSWRTTITAGVDAVQKQYKPAVHRTFGILPLEEIEKAR
- a CDS encoding TetR/AcrR family transcriptional regulator translates to MKASISDHILASAGALFYREGIRAVGIDRIIEETKVAKATLYRHFPSKDHLVTAYLQDRHERVIRSLEEVLNEVPRPRDQLNLIFERLHDKADSPEFRGCAFALAVAEHGDSERVVTVARAHKAAVSQMFRALMERADVETAQPAVHLSLLYEGALATVAVGRDPQAVLTARDCALFVFDAARPSTRS
- a CDS encoding DsbA family protein, whose translation is MAKVIDYFFGIGSPWAFIGLDAFSELASRHDAVIRPHVISLIEDNGGIYSRNRPEARRAYWTKDLKRWAVLRGKTLNFENRAALSDPTAAGFMVIAAIEDGLDWLGLTRALQTAFWTDAADIGRSEVRQAVASSVGIDGARLEERAQAEATQSIWRSNIESARNAGVFGLPTFRYEDELYWGQDSLPFLERHLNGEKIAV
- a CDS encoding FAD-linked oxidase C-terminal domain-containing protein, with translation MGILSAELSRQLLARFGDRFSISQTLREQHGRGESHHTPAIPDAVVFAQSTDDVAEAVQLCAAAGVPVIAFGAGTSLEGHLTAVRGGVSIDLSQMSQIIRVSAEDLDCTVQAGVTREQLNAHLRDQGLFFPIDPGANASIGGMAATRASGTNAVRYGTMRENVLSLTIVLPTGQVIHTGGRARKSSAGYDLTRLFVGSEGTLGIITEVTLRLQGIPETISAALCSFESVEQAVSAAIAIVQLAIPVARMELMDRGLIAAANAYSDLSLKIEDTLAFEFHGSPASVQEQVELVAEIVKYHGGKDFEWANAPEERNRLWKARHNAFYAVVSQRQNAKGWSSDVCVPVSELSGCILKTRALLQDCSVPAAILGHVGDGNYHVVFAVDPENKAELAEVAAINKKMVEHAISVGGTSTGEHGVGTGKIGYLRQEHGDAVELMAVLKHAIDPKGIMNPGKILPV